From a single Maritimibacter sp. DP1N21-5 genomic region:
- a CDS encoding DMT family transporter, with translation MAQYALIMLLAGIGIPILAALNAALGTRLGSPAAAATILFIIAFGTAATVFVLTGAQGLSKVAAAPKHLLLAGVLIAFYVLSITYIAPHFGVGNAVFFVLLGQLISAAAIDHFGLFGAQATVLSATRMGGIALMAAGVWLTQLA, from the coding sequence ATGGCCCAATATGCCCTGATCATGCTTTTGGCCGGGATCGGCATCCCGATCCTTGCCGCGTTGAACGCCGCCCTTGGCACCCGTTTGGGCAGCCCGGCTGCTGCGGCCACGATCCTGTTCATCATCGCCTTTGGCACGGCGGCCACCGTCTTTGTCCTGACGGGGGCGCAGGGGTTGTCCAAGGTAGCCGCTGCCCCCAAGCATCTGCTGTTGGCGGGCGTGCTGATCGCCTTCTACGTCCTCAGCATCACTTACATCGCGCCGCATTTCGGGGTGGGCAATGCCGTGTTCTTCGTGCTGCTCGGTCAGTTGATCTCGGCCGCGGCGATTGACCATTTCGGCCTGTTCGGTGCGCAGGCCACCGTTTTGAGCGCGACGCGGATGGGCGGGATCGCCTTGATGGCGGCCGGGGTGTGGCTGACGCAGTTGGCCTAG
- a CDS encoding lipase family protein produces MTHRYDIARAAQMVEASYLLFKRRPPRTSLDASVKDKLDKNHVQAVFLKQNILLIPGSNSVGDYVKFNLRVLNFGGKKYRLNDELTDKWGAHDVIWHQGFMRHAKVIADWMQVKRYRPKYIIGHSLGAAATQILVRTHDVPGIAFAAPRVTRGIVQPAPASKCLCLNRNDDKVCDLPGSFQHLGEVHAGEGERRFLRFDHQMDRYQEMVTAQQAAGHLGTHWPA; encoded by the coding sequence GTGACCCATAGATACGACATTGCACGCGCGGCCCAGATGGTCGAAGCCTCTTACCTTCTGTTCAAACGCCGCCCGCCCCGCACATCACTGGATGCGAGCGTGAAGGACAAGCTGGACAAGAACCACGTGCAGGCGGTGTTCCTGAAGCAGAACATCCTGCTGATCCCGGGCTCGAACTCGGTCGGGGATTACGTGAAGTTCAACCTGCGGGTCCTGAACTTTGGCGGCAAGAAGTACCGGTTGAACGACGAGTTGACCGACAAGTGGGGGGCGCACGATGTGATCTGGCATCAGGGGTTCATGCGCCATGCCAAGGTGATTGCCGACTGGATGCAGGTGAAACGCTACCGTCCGAAATATATCATCGGCCATTCGCTGGGGGCGGCGGCCACGCAGATCCTTGTGCGCACACATGATGTTCCCGGCATCGCCTTTGCCGCACCGCGGGTGACGCGCGGGATCGTGCAACCGGCGCCAGCCTCGAAATGCCTGTGCCTGAACCGCAATGACGACAAGGTCTGTGACCTGCCCGGGAGCTTCCAGCATCTGGGCGAGGTCCATGCCGGTGAAGGGGAGCGCAGGTTCCTGCGCTTTGATCACCAGATGGACCGGTATCAGGAGATGGTGACCGCGCAACAGGCAGCAGGCCATCTGGGCACCCACTGGCCTGCCTGA
- a CDS encoding ABC transporter ATP-binding protein has translation MSDAVLSLSGITKSYNKGLPGQVDVLRGVDLQVQRGEVVALVAPSGAGKSTLLHIAGLLDTPDAGTVTLHGQNLTDQSDRRRTLARRAEVGFIYQFHHLLPEFSALENIALPQLAAGTSRADADARALELLEKVGVGHRATHRPAELSGGEQQRVAFCRALANGPALLLADEPTGNLDPATSDQVFDALMGLVRDTGLSALIATHNLDLAQRMDRTVRLDTGLLVTGTAAPA, from the coding sequence ATGAGTGATGCGGTCCTGTCGCTTTCGGGTATCACCAAGTCCTACAACAAGGGGCTGCCGGGGCAGGTCGATGTGCTGCGGGGCGTCGATCTTCAGGTGCAGCGGGGCGAGGTCGTGGCTCTCGTCGCCCCCTCGGGCGCGGGCAAGTCCACACTCCTGCACATCGCCGGGCTGCTCGACACGCCTGATGCCGGGACAGTCACGTTGCACGGCCAGAACCTGACCGACCAATCCGACCGCCGCCGCACGCTTGCCCGCAGGGCGGAGGTCGGGTTCATCTACCAATTCCACCACCTGCTGCCCGAGTTTTCGGCCCTCGAAAACATCGCGCTGCCGCAATTGGCTGCGGGCACGTCGCGTGCCGATGCGGATGCGCGGGCATTGGAACTACTTGAAAAGGTCGGCGTCGGCCATCGCGCGACCCACCGACCTGCCGAACTGTCAGGGGGCGAACAGCAGCGCGTCGCCTTTTGCCGCGCTCTTGCCAATGGCCCGGCGTTGCTCCTTGCGGATGAGCCCACGGGCAACCTCGACCCGGCCACGTCGGATCAGGTCTTTGACGCACTGATGGGCCTCGTGCGCGACACCGGGCTGTCGGCGCTGATCGCCACGCACAATCTCGATCTAGCCCAACGCATGGACCGCACTGTCAGGTTGGATACGGGCCTACTTGTCACCGGAACAGCAGCGCCCGCTTGA
- a CDS encoding nickel/cobalt transporter, which produces MLWLRIGVLLTVVAALLWLFGFGGASDIGQWAAAQQRDAQNALAGGLRAVRAGEPGAWLGLMGLCGAYGFFHAAGPGHGKLVIGGYGAAEQVTAWRLSWLAVASSLAQALAAIVLVTLGAFVLGWGRTEMTDTAEKVLAPASYIAIALVGLWLVVRGLRRARGARTHAHEIDDHGHCSTCGHAHAPTPAQAAAVTSWRDAAAIIGSIAIRPCTGAVFLLILCFGLGIPLAGIAGAFVMGLGTASVTVLVALAAVGARQSTFAGWSGAGAVRAMGLIEVVAGALIALIATTLVLPLL; this is translated from the coding sequence ATGCTCTGGCTGAGGATCGGCGTTCTTCTGACCGTCGTTGCGGCACTGCTCTGGCTCTTCGGCTTTGGCGGTGCTTCGGACATCGGTCAATGGGCCGCGGCGCAACAGCGTGACGCGCAGAATGCGCTGGCGGGCGGGCTGCGCGCGGTCCGTGCGGGCGAGCCGGGGGCCTGGCTCGGCCTGATGGGCCTCTGCGGCGCATACGGCTTCTTCCACGCTGCGGGGCCGGGACATGGCAAGCTGGTGATCGGCGGGTATGGCGCGGCCGAGCAGGTGACGGCCTGGCGGCTGTCATGGCTCGCCGTGGCCTCGTCTCTGGCGCAGGCGCTGGCGGCGATTGTCCTCGTGACACTCGGCGCCTTTGTGCTGGGCTGGGGACGGACGGAAATGACGGATACCGCCGAAAAGGTGCTTGCGCCCGCAAGCTATATCGCGATTGCGCTTGTTGGGCTGTGGCTGGTGGTGCGCGGCCTGCGCCGCGCGCGTGGCGCGCGCACGCACGCGCACGAGATCGATGATCACGGGCATTGCAGCACCTGCGGCCATGCACATGCGCCAACGCCGGCGCAGGCAGCGGCGGTAACGTCCTGGCGCGACGCAGCGGCCATCATCGGCTCCATCGCGATCCGGCCCTGTACGGGGGCGGTCTTCCTCCTGATTCTGTGCTTCGGCCTCGGCATTCCGCTTGCGGGGATTGCCGGAGCCTTTGTCATGGGCCTTGGCACAGCCAGCGTGACGGTGCTGGTGGCGCTCGCCGCCGTCGGGGCACGCCAATCGACCTTTGCAGGTTGGTCCGGGGCAGGGGCCGTGCGCGCCATGGGGCTGATCGAGGTCGTGGCCGGTGCCCTGATCGCCCTGATCGCCACGACGCTGGTCCTGCCGCTGCTCTGA
- a CDS encoding DUF1007 family protein — MRFMRSLALASAIALPATMVAAHPHVFVDTKLRVVVGDDGVFQGVEVQWTYDDFYSLLLLTDYGLDNDGDGRLTENELRRLDGFDLQWIAGFEGDSYALRNGKTVKLGKPQGRGTSVEAGRITTVHFRPAKATADGLVLKAYDPTFYTAYDLIGPVAVEGPCNAAIQPADLDAAYTLVEELLYATPSAEVEDAYPEVGEAFADTVTLSCSG; from the coding sequence ATGCGGTTCATGCGCTCACTCGCCCTCGCGTCGGCCATTGCCTTGCCCGCCACCATGGTGGCGGCACACCCACATGTGTTCGTGGACACGAAACTGCGGGTGGTGGTTGGCGATGACGGTGTCTTTCAAGGGGTCGAGGTGCAGTGGACCTATGACGACTTCTATTCCCTGCTGCTGCTGACCGATTATGGTCTCGACAATGATGGCGATGGTCGCTTGACCGAGAACGAGCTGCGGCGTCTCGATGGGTTCGACCTGCAGTGGATCGCCGGGTTCGAAGGTGACAGCTACGCGCTTCGGAACGGCAAGACGGTCAAGCTCGGCAAACCGCAGGGGCGCGGGACCTCGGTAGAAGCGGGGCGGATCACCACCGTGCATTTCCGGCCGGCCAAGGCAACAGCGGACGGTCTGGTGCTCAAGGCCTACGACCCGACATTCTACACGGCCTACGATCTGATCGGCCCCGTTGCGGTCGAAGGGCCATGCAACGCCGCGATCCAGCCTGCCGACCTGGATGCAGCCTACACCCTGGTCGAGGAGTTGCTCTACGCCACCCCGTCAGCAGAGGTCGAGGATGCCTATCCAGAGGTGGGTGAAGCCTTTGCCGACACGGTCACGCTGTCATGCTCTGGCTGA
- a CDS encoding dienelactone hydrolase, which translates to MTALRTPALALATTLAAGGVAGNPIDQIRPDAPELAPYGPLPIGVQTLEVTIPDSVDVLNVDEGVIPRYDRPLTLEVWYPAAEGTEQGGSYTAMLRDGATEVTLTGRAARDATPASGTRYPLVIISHGYPGNRYLMSHLGENLASKGYVTVSIDHTDSLYSDQAAFGSTLYNRPLDQAFVLDHMAGLDGPIGDIIDAENTGVIGYSMGGYGALIFGGAGVTQASTEFSWGAPNGLLETHLEQSESHEALMDSRVKAIVAIGPWGNNAGFWDASGVADLRIPTLFMAGSDDDVSVYDAMRAFFAGAEGTDRHLLTFDYANHNAAAPMPAPIESWEPVEGLEFAPFDHYADAVWDTTRMNNIAQHFATAFFALHLKEDAEKAEYLELVPNAADGIVAVDDAGEPTEDHTYWKGFAPRTAKGLRFETLPKGQ; encoded by the coding sequence ATGACTGCGCTTCGCACCCCTGCTTTGGCCCTTGCCACAACTCTTGCGGCTGGTGGCGTTGCAGGCAATCCGATTGACCAGATCCGGCCTGATGCCCCTGAACTTGCACCTTACGGCCCGTTGCCCATCGGTGTGCAAACCCTCGAGGTGACGATCCCGGACAGTGTCGATGTGCTGAATGTCGACGAGGGTGTCATCCCAAGATACGACCGCCCCCTGACGCTGGAAGTCTGGTATCCGGCGGCGGAAGGCACCGAACAGGGTGGCTCATACACCGCGATGCTGCGTGACGGTGCAACAGAAGTCACGTTGACCGGTCGAGCCGCCCGTGATGCAACCCCGGCAAGCGGCACCCGCTATCCGTTGGTCATCATCAGCCACGGCTATCCCGGCAACCGCTACCTGATGAGCCATTTGGGTGAGAACCTGGCCTCGAAGGGTTACGTCACCGTGTCCATCGACCACACGGACAGCCTGTATTCCGATCAGGCGGCCTTTGGCTCCACCCTTTACAACCGTCCGCTCGATCAGGCCTTTGTCCTTGATCACATGGCGGGTCTCGACGGCCCTATTGGCGATATCATCGACGCCGAGAATACCGGTGTCATCGGGTACTCCATGGGCGGCTATGGCGCCCTGATCTTTGGAGGGGCGGGTGTGACTCAAGCCTCGACAGAGTTCAGCTGGGGCGCGCCAAACGGTTTGTTGGAGACCCATCTGGAACAGTCCGAGAGCCACGAGGCCTTGATGGATTCACGGGTCAAGGCGATTGTCGCCATCGGCCCCTGGGGCAACAATGCAGGGTTCTGGGACGCAAGCGGCGTTGCCGATCTGCGTATTCCGACGCTGTTCATGGCCGGCAGCGATGACGACGTGTCGGTCTATGATGCGATGCGCGCCTTTTTCGCGGGTGCCGAGGGCACGGATCGGCATTTGCTGACCTTTGACTATGCCAATCACAACGCCGCTGCGCCCATGCCCGCGCCCATCGAAAGCTGGGAGCCGGTCGAAGGTCTGGAGTTCGCCCCGTTTGATCACTACGCCGACGCAGTGTGGGACACGACGCGCATGAACAACATCGCGCAGCATTTCGCGACCGCCTTTTTCGCATTGCACCTGAAGGAGGATGCCGAGAAGGCGGAGTACCTTGAGCTGGTGCCCAACGCCGCTGACGGGATCGTAGCCGTCGATGATGCGGGCGAGCCGACCGAGGACCATACCTACTGGAAGGGCTTTGCCCCGCGTACGGCCAAAGGTCTGCGGTTCGAGACCCTGCCCAAGGGTCAGTGA
- a CDS encoding Ldh family oxidoreductase encodes MTAITQAEIERTVQAALMAHGAGAFPAAEVARAVAQAEALGNRICGLYYLESYCQQLQTGRVQGDVVPVVSAPRPATVYVDALMGFAQPAFAYGLAPALDAARQYGIASLAVGHAHTCTALGYFTEQIARAGVIGLGMTNASPIVAPPGGKTRMIGTNPIAFSVPDGHGGLAMQFDQSTTTVALGKITMAKAAGQSIPEGWAVDADGNPTTDPEAALAGSLVSTGGPKGWGFGLMAELLTAGLTGGVLSRDVKPLKAPEGPPHDLGQYYILIDPSASGAFMDRLEQFQNYLSEDPAGRMPGQLRNPADPVEVDPAAWAQALALAGRDS; translated from the coding sequence ATGACGGCAATCACTCAGGCCGAAATTGAACGCACCGTGCAGGCAGCGCTGATGGCGCATGGGGCAGGGGCCTTTCCCGCGGCCGAGGTCGCGCGCGCCGTCGCGCAGGCCGAAGCACTTGGGAACCGCATCTGCGGCCTCTATTACCTCGAAAGCTACTGCCAGCAGCTACAGACGGGCCGGGTCCAAGGGGACGTCGTGCCTGTGGTAAGCGCCCCACGGCCCGCGACGGTGTATGTTGACGCGCTGATGGGGTTTGCACAGCCTGCCTTTGCCTATGGGCTGGCCCCCGCTCTCGACGCCGCACGCCAATACGGCATCGCCAGCCTCGCCGTAGGTCACGCGCACACCTGCACGGCGCTGGGTTACTTCACAGAACAGATCGCACGCGCGGGCGTCATCGGGCTTGGCATGACCAACGCATCGCCCATCGTGGCACCGCCCGGCGGCAAGACAAGGATGATCGGCACCAACCCCATCGCGTTCTCCGTCCCCGATGGTCACGGCGGGCTCGCCATGCAGTTCGACCAATCCACCACGACCGTGGCTTTGGGCAAGATCACCATGGCCAAGGCAGCCGGGCAATCGATCCCCGAAGGCTGGGCCGTGGATGCTGACGGCAACCCCACAACCGACCCCGAAGCGGCGCTGGCCGGATCGCTGGTCTCCACAGGTGGGCCCAAGGGCTGGGGCTTTGGCCTCATGGCCGAGCTTCTGACCGCAGGCCTGACAGGCGGCGTGCTCAGCCGCGATGTCAAACCGCTCAAGGCGCCGGAGGGGCCGCCGCACGACCTTGGCCAATACTACATCCTGATCGACCCCAGCGCGTCGGGCGCGTTCATGGACCGGCTGGAGCAGTTCCAAAACTACCTCTCCGAAGACCCCGCAGGCCGGATGCCGGGCCAGTTGCGCAACCCCGCGGACCCGGTGGAGGTCGACCCCGCAGCCTGGGCACAGGCCTTGGCGCTTGCGGGCAGGGACAGCTAG
- a CDS encoding MATE family efflux transporter: protein MSTQQMSYLAHTRAVLVLGLPLIGGHLGQVAIGVTDTVMLGWYGVEELAALGVAGSLFFVLFLMGSGFAWAVMPMVASFHAERDETNLRRATRMGIWLSLGFAVLALPVMLMSERVLLALGQTEQVAALGADYLSIAGWGIVPALMVMAIKSYLAALERTQIVLWITLIAALANALANYAFIFGNWGAPAWGIAGAAVASLVTQFVMLAGIVGYALIALPQHQLFKRFWRPDWEMLGRVFRLGWPIGLTNLSEVGLFAASAFMMGWLGTIPLAAHNIALQLASITFMVHLGLSNVATIRAGNAYGRGDLDHMLRGARTVIVMSLAMALATIILFIALPEPLISLFMERDEPARDQILEIGIVLLALAALFQLVDGAQVIALGLLRGVQDTTVPMVLAAVSYWLVGMPASYVLGFVLGWGGAGVWLGLVLGLACAGVALMWRFWAVSVPALRQPKRAAAVSTPQAG from the coding sequence ATGTCCACCCAGCAGATGTCATATCTGGCCCACACACGTGCGGTCCTTGTCCTCGGTCTGCCGCTCATCGGCGGGCATCTCGGGCAGGTGGCGATTGGCGTGACGGATACGGTCATGCTCGGCTGGTACGGGGTGGAGGAACTCGCGGCGCTCGGGGTCGCGGGCAGCTTGTTTTTTGTTCTGTTCCTGATGGGGTCCGGCTTTGCCTGGGCGGTCATGCCCATGGTGGCCTCCTTCCATGCGGAAAGGGACGAGACCAACCTGCGGCGCGCCACGCGCATGGGGATTTGGCTGAGCCTCGGCTTTGCCGTGCTGGCCCTGCCGGTGATGTTGATGTCCGAACGGGTACTCTTGGCACTGGGGCAGACCGAACAGGTGGCGGCACTTGGGGCCGACTACCTCTCCATCGCGGGCTGGGGGATCGTGCCCGCGCTGATGGTGATGGCGATCAAGAGCTATCTTGCTGCCCTCGAGCGGACGCAGATCGTGCTCTGGATCACACTGATCGCGGCGCTGGCCAATGCGCTTGCGAATTACGCCTTCATCTTCGGCAATTGGGGCGCTCCGGCCTGGGGTATCGCAGGGGCTGCCGTGGCGTCGCTTGTGACCCAGTTCGTGATGCTGGCGGGGATCGTCGGTTACGCGCTGATCGCACTGCCGCAACACCAGCTGTTCAAGCGCTTCTGGCGCCCCGATTGGGAGATGCTGGGCCGGGTTTTCCGGCTCGGCTGGCCCATCGGGCTGACCAATCTGAGCGAAGTGGGCCTCTTTGCCGCCTCCGCATTCATGATGGGCTGGCTGGGAACGATCCCGCTTGCGGCCCATAACATCGCGCTGCAATTGGCCTCGATCACGTTCATGGTGCATCTGGGGCTCAGCAACGTGGCGACGATCCGGGCAGGCAACGCCTATGGGCGCGGCGACCTCGACCACATGCTGCGCGGCGCACGCACAGTCATTGTGATGAGCCTGGCCATGGCGCTGGCCACGATCATCCTGTTCATCGCGCTGCCCGAGCCGCTGATTTCCCTGTTCATGGAACGGGACGAGCCAGCGCGGGACCAGATCCTCGAGATCGGGATTGTCCTTCTGGCCCTCGCGGCGCTGTTCCAGCTTGTGGACGGGGCGCAGGTGATTGCGCTGGGGCTCTTGCGCGGGGTGCAGGACACGACTGTGCCCATGGTGCTGGCGGCAGTCTCCTACTGGCTGGTGGGCATGCCCGCGTCTTACGTTCTGGGCTTTGTTCTGGGGTGGGGCGGGGCAGGGGTCTGGCTGGGCCTCGTGCTGGGGTTGGCCTGTGCCGGTGTCGCACTCATGTGGCGCTTCTGGGCTGTATCGGTGCCTGCTCTGCGTCAGCCGAAGCGCGCGGCGGCGGTCTCCACCCCGCAGGCGGGGTGA
- the parE gene encoding DNA topoisomerase IV subunit B: MTDLLSGTPKSSEYDASSIQVLEDMEHVRLRPGMYIGGKDDRALHHMVAEIIDNSMDEAVAGHATWIEVELHENGHVSVRDNGRGIPTDPHPKDPSKSALEIIFCTLNAGGKFSGDSYETSGGLHGVGSSVVNALSDHLRVEVARNRELYAMEFARGVPQSKLEKVGAAPNRRGTAVTFHPDAEIFGSLKLKPARLFKMARSKAYLFSGVEIRWKSGIDDGETPREATFHFPGGLSDYLTEALGGATTYADAPFAGSVSFEKFQVPGKVEWAINWTPSRDGFIQSYCNTVPTPEGGTHEAGFWAAILKGIKAYGELVNNKKAGTITREDLTTGAGALVSCFIREPEFVGQTKDRLATVEAQRMVENSVRDHFDNWLAADTKSAGAILDFLVLRAEERLRRRQEKETARKSATKKLRLPGKLVDCSATSRDGTELFIVEGDSAGGSAKMARDRKTQALLPLRGKILNVLGAASSKLGSNAEISDLTQALGVGLGAKFNLDDLRYDKVIIMTDADVDGAHIAALLMTFFYTQMRPMIDAGHLYLACPPLFRLTQGARRVYCLDEAEKNDLMERGLGGKGKIDVSRFKGLGEMDAKDLKDTTMNPETRKLIRVSIDEDEPGETGDLVERLMGKKPEMRFQYIQENARFVEELDV, translated from the coding sequence ATGACCGACCTTCTGAGCGGGACACCCAAGTCTTCGGAATATGACGCATCTTCGATCCAGGTGTTGGAGGATATGGAGCACGTGCGCCTGCGCCCCGGCATGTATATCGGGGGCAAGGATGACCGCGCGCTGCACCACATGGTGGCCGAGATCATCGACAACTCGATGGACGAGGCAGTTGCCGGTCATGCCACGTGGATCGAGGTGGAGCTGCACGAGAACGGCCATGTGTCGGTGCGCGACAATGGCCGCGGCATCCCAACCGATCCGCACCCGAAGGATCCGTCGAAATCGGCGCTAGAGATCATCTTCTGCACGCTGAACGCGGGTGGCAAGTTTTCGGGCGACAGTTATGAGACGTCGGGTGGTCTGCACGGCGTTGGTTCTTCGGTGGTGAACGCCCTGTCCGACCATCTGCGGGTCGAGGTGGCGCGGAACCGAGAGCTTTATGCCATGGAGTTTGCCCGTGGTGTGCCGCAGAGCAAGCTAGAGAAGGTGGGCGCGGCCCCTAACCGGCGGGGAACAGCCGTCACCTTTCACCCCGATGCGGAGATCTTTGGGTCGCTCAAGCTGAAGCCCGCCCGCCTGTTCAAGATGGCGCGGTCGAAGGCCTATCTGTTCTCGGGCGTGGAAATCCGCTGGAAATCCGGCATCGACGACGGCGAGACGCCGCGCGAGGCGACGTTCCACTTTCCCGGCGGTCTGTCCGATTACCTGACCGAGGCGCTGGGCGGGGCGACCACCTATGCCGACGCCCCCTTTGCCGGGTCGGTGTCGTTCGAGAAGTTCCAGGTGCCGGGCAAGGTCGAGTGGGCGATCAACTGGACGCCGTCGCGCGACGGGTTCATCCAGAGCTACTGTAACACCGTGCCCACGCCCGAGGGCGGCACGCATGAGGCCGGATTCTGGGCGGCGATCCTGAAGGGGATCAAGGCCTATGGCGAGTTGGTCAACAACAAGAAGGCGGGCACCATCACGCGCGAGGATCTGACCACCGGGGCCGGTGCGCTGGTGTCCTGCTTTATCCGTGAGCCTGAGTTCGTGGGCCAGACCAAGGACCGGCTCGCCACGGTCGAGGCCCAGCGGATGGTCGAGAATTCCGTCCGCGACCACTTTGACAACTGGCTGGCGGCGGACACGAAGTCGGCGGGTGCGATCCTTGATTTTCTGGTGCTGCGGGCCGAGGAGCGACTGCGCCGTCGGCAGGAGAAGGAAACCGCGCGCAAGTCGGCCACAAAGAAACTGCGGCTGCCAGGCAAGCTGGTGGATTGTTCGGCGACGTCGCGCGACGGGACCGAGCTGTTCATTGTCGAGGGCGACAGCGCGGGTGGCTCAGCCAAGATGGCGCGGGACCGCAAGACGCAAGCGCTGTTGCCCCTGCGCGGCAAGATCCTGAACGTGCTGGGCGCGGCCTCGTCCAAGCTGGGGTCGAACGCCGAGATTTCCGATCTGACGCAGGCACTTGGCGTGGGGCTGGGGGCGAAGTTCAACCTGGATGATCTGCGCTATGACAAGGTCATCATCATGACCGACGCCGACGTGGACGGCGCGCATATCGCGGCGCTGTTGATGACCTTTTTCTACACCCAGATGCGGCCCATGATCGATGCGGGGCACCTGTACCTGGCCTGCCCGCCGCTGTTCCGGCTGACGCAAGGTGCGCGCCGTGTCTACTGCCTTGATGAGGCCGAGAAGAACGATCTGATGGAGCGTGGTCTGGGCGGCAAGGGCAAGATCGACGTGTCGCGCTTCAAGGGTCTGGGCGAGATGGACGCGAAGGACCTGAAAGACACCACCATGAACCCCGAGACACGCAAACTGATCCGCGTGTCGATCGACGAGGATGAACCGGGCGAGACCGGCGATCTGGTCGAGCGTTTGATGGGCAAGAAGCCTGAGATGCGGTTTCAGTACATCCAGGAGAACGCGCGGTTTGTGGAGGAGTTGGATGTTTAG
- a CDS encoding alpha/beta fold hydrolase yields the protein MQVTTRALGGHEFTVRSWGDPSLPMILMLHGFPEYGGAWDEVATRLSDQFYCIAPDQRGYGASYAPGDVGAYATSKLVGDMAALIGDQGPVIVMGHDWGASVAYGLAMFCPELVSHLIIANGVHPVPFQRAMAAGGAQSEASQYINFLRSPGSEDALAADDFDKLLQLFSAKMDMSWLHGDRLDAYKAVWRESGLKGMIHWYRASPLMVADPGAPVDMPDLPLDRLKVRCPHLLIWAEGDTALLPVSTEGLEEFAPDLTRAHVDGADHWLLHQKPDEVARIVREWLG from the coding sequence ATGCAGGTGACGACCCGCGCATTGGGCGGGCACGAGTTCACGGTCCGCAGTTGGGGCGATCCGTCGCTGCCGATGATCCTGATGCTGCACGGCTTTCCCGAATATGGTGGCGCGTGGGACGAGGTTGCGACACGGCTGTCCGACCAGTTTTACTGCATTGCACCGGATCAGCGTGGATACGGGGCGAGTTATGCCCCGGGTGACGTTGGCGCCTATGCCACGTCCAAGCTGGTCGGCGATATGGCGGCCCTGATCGGCGATCAGGGTCCGGTCATTGTCATGGGCCACGATTGGGGGGCTTCGGTGGCCTATGGCCTTGCGATGTTCTGCCCTGAGCTCGTGTCGCACCTGATCATTGCCAACGGTGTGCATCCCGTGCCGTTTCAACGGGCCATGGCAGCCGGAGGTGCGCAGTCGGAAGCGTCGCAATACATCAACTTCCTGCGCAGTCCCGGATCGGAAGACGCGCTGGCCGCGGACGATTTCGACAAGCTGTTGCAGCTGTTTTCAGCCAAGATGGACATGTCGTGGCTGCATGGCGACCGGTTGGACGCCTACAAGGCTGTTTGGCGCGAATCCGGGCTGAAGGGGATGATCCACTGGTACCGCGCCTCTCCGCTGATGGTGGCGGACCCCGGTGCGCCGGTGGACATGCCCGATCTGCCGCTGGACCGGTTGAAGGTGAGATGTCCGCACCTGCTGATCTGGGCCGAAGGCGACACGGCCCTGCTGCCGGTGTCGACCGAGGGTCTGGAGGAGTTTGCCCCCGACCTGACCCGCGCCCATGTGGATGGCGCAGATCACTGGCTGCTGCATCAGAAACCGGATGAGGTTGCCCGGATCGTACGGGAGTGGCTGGGCTAG